The window TGTCGGTCTGGACCTTAATCTTGTCTATACACCCATTAATGTCGATCGGGATGTTGGAGTGTCTGCGGTAGACGGCGAGCGGCGCTCACAGGACCTCCATCAGCCGCCGCTCGAACGCGCCCACGCGGACGCGCAGCCACCCCCGGAGTTCCTCGTCGAGTTCCGGGTCGCCGGTGTCGACCCTGAGGGCCCCGACGGTGTCGAGCTTCCGCCGTGAGGCCACGACTTCGACCTCGCTCTGCCGGATCACGGCGGGCGAGAGCTGCTGGTTGCCCCGGCCGAACACGAAGCCCTGCCCGCCGATCGGCGAGACGACGACGACGTTCTCCTCGCCCAGGGCGTCGAGGATCTCGGACTCGCTGGCGTCGGCGACGACTACCTCGCCGTCGCGCCAGACGTCCACGCCCAGCGTCGTCCCGTCGAAGCCCAGTGCCGCCTTGATCGCGCCGACGGTGCCGCCCGGCCCGAGGACGTACGTGACCCCCTCGCGGACGTCGCCGGCGACCGCCTCGGCCAGCGCCTCGACGGAGCCGCCGCCCAGCTGCTTGGCGGACTGGCGCTGGTCGGCGTTCGGGACGGTGGCGACCCCGCGCAGTTCCGTCTCCACCTGTCCCGCCCGGAACTCGTCCTCGTCGACGTCGTTGACCTCCGCGCGCTCGACGTCCCCGAACGTCGCGGCCACCTGGCCGGCGGCCCGCGGCGAGACGCCGAACACCGAGGAGTAGATCTTCACTCCCGCCGGGACGCCCAGCATCGGGACGTCCGCGTCGCGCTCGTCGAGGGCCTCGACCACGTCCACGGCCGTCCCGTCGCCGCCGACGAACAGGATCAGGTCGACGCCCCGGTCGACGAAGGCGTGGACCGCCGCGCGCGTGTCCTCGGCGGTCGTATCGTCGTCGTCCGCGGCCGGTTCGCCCAGCACTTCGGGTTCGAACCCGGCCTCCCGCGCTATCTCCGCACCCATCGGATCGCCCCAGGTCAGCAGCGTCACGTCGTCGCCGTAGTCGGCGAGCGCGTCCAGCGCCGCCCGCGCCCGGTCCGGTGCGCGCGGCTCGGCGCCCCGCTCGCGAGCCTCCTCGACCTTGCCGTCCGTGCCCTTCAGCCCGACGCGACCGCCCATGCCGGCGACGGGGTTGACGACGAACCCGATGGTCCGCATGGCGGCGAGTTGGGCGGGCGGGTGGAAAAGCGAACCGGGAACGAATACTTGAAGCCGCAGGGGTCGAAACGCCCGGGTATGTACGCCCTACTGCAGGAATCCGTCAACGCGGGCGCCATCAGCGCATCGGGCTGGATCGTCGGACTCGGCGGCCTCCTGATCACCGCCCTGTGGCTGCTGTACCTGTACCGCTGAGGGACAGCGGCCCCGTCACGTTCGATCACTCGACGCGCTCGTCCAGCCACGCGGCCGCCTCCTCGACGGCGTCCGCGTCGGTCCCCTGGATCTTCACGCTGACCGAGTCGCCCGGGTAGCTCCCCACGGTCACGGGGAACCGCTCGCGGAGCTCCGCGATCCTGTCGAGCAGCGCGCTCTCCGGTTCGTCGGCGTCGACGACGGCGACGTGGCGGGCCTCGCCGGCGAATTCCCCGGCCACGTCCTCGAACATCCGCTTCATCTCGTCCGGGACGCCCGGCAGGACGTAGCAGTTCTCGACGACGCAGCCCGGTGCGACGCCCTCCCGGTTCGGCAGGACGCGGGCCCCCTCGGGCACGTCCGCGGTGCCCTCGGTGAGGTCGTCCCGCGAGTAGCCGTCCTCCGCCAGCCAGCGCAGCGCCTCCTCGGACTCGGCCACGTCCCGGTCGAACGCCGCCGCGACACCCGCCATCGTGACGTCGTCGTGGGTCGGCCCCAGCCCGCCCGTGACGATCACCGCGTCGTAGGCGGCGTGGTAGTCACCGACGACGTCCGCGATGTCCTCGACCCGGTCGGGCACGACCGTCACGCGCTCGACGTCGACGCCACGCTCGGCGAGTTCCCGCCCCAGCCAGGCGGCGTTCGTGTTGATGGTGTCGCCGGCCAGGATCTCGTCCCCCACTGTTACCAGCGCGACCTGCATGGGGGGTCGTTAGCGGTCGCCGACCAAAAAGCCCGGCTAGGAATCGAGTGAAGGTGAGGAGTGAGAACTGTGAACAGCCAGAAAGCCCCAGCGAGCTACGTTCCCGCGACTCGCTGCGGTCCTCACTCCGTTGCGGTCCTTACTTCGTCGAGGTTCGCGTAGCTCGCTGCCCCTTTCAGTCCCACCCAGTGCCGGTTGACCAGCCGGCTACGGGCGGGACTGGAAGGGGCGGCTGGCTACACGAAGGCAGGCGACGCAAGCACCGAGGGAACGGAGTGACCGAGGCGCACAACGAGCCTCCCGAGTGTAGCCACCGGGAGACCTTCGGTCTCCCGAGCAGTCGGGCGCTCCGCGCCCGACGACAGCCGGGGCTTTCTGGCTCTCTCAGTCTACGATGATGGCTGAAAACGAGTAGTCAGAAGTCTCAATCGGGAATGGAACTCCGATCAGCCCATCCCGGGCGGCGGCCCGCGGTCCCGCGGGTCGTCGTCCTCGTCGATGTCGATGCCGCTCTCCTCGCGGCGGCGCTTGAGCCGCTGGATCTGGCGGTAGTAGTACAGCGCGCCGCCGCTCCCGATGACGACGGCCGCGACGACCACGGCGCCGAAGATGAGCAGGTCGCGCTGGAGGTAGTATCGGACCCGGAGGCGCTCGCCGGACATCTCGTCCCAGCTGACCGTCATGCGCTCGCCGTCGACGTCGGTCTCGTAGCCGCCGGGATCGACCTGCGAGAGCAGCGGCACGCCGACGCGGGCGTTCGGCGGCAGCGTGACGTTGTGAGAGCCCTCGACGAACACCGGCGTCACGAACTGCTTGCCGTGGCGTGGCGCGACGAAGGCGACCTGGCCGTCGCTGCCGTTGGGGACGTGGACGATGGTCCGCTCGCGGGTCTGGTCGGCCGACAGGCCGTCGTGTTCGGCCGGCGTCACGACCGTCCCGTTCGGGAACCGGTAGCGCAGCGACTCGATGGGGAGGTGGCGGTCCCGCCCGAGTTCGTCGGTCCGGTAGGCCTCCAGGGTCGACCTGTTCGAGGCGTTGTAGACGCCCTTGAACGACGATCGGTTGACGACGATGGCCGTGTCGGCCTCGTCGCTCCAGTCGTAGGTGGCGTTCCTGTTGAGGTCCTCCGGGTCGGGCTCGCCCGGGCCGAGGATCGACCCGCAGCCGGCCAGTGCCGCGAGGACCGCCACCAGTCCCAGGAT of the Halomicrobium salinisoli genome contains:
- a CDS encoding ATP-NAD kinase family protein; amino-acid sequence: MRTIGFVVNPVAGMGGRVGLKGTDGKVEEARERGAEPRAPDRARAALDALADYGDDVTLLTWGDPMGAEIAREAGFEPEVLGEPAADDDDTTAEDTRAAVHAFVDRGVDLILFVGGDGTAVDVVEALDERDADVPMLGVPAGVKIYSSVFGVSPRAAGQVAATFGDVERAEVNDVDEDEFRAGQVETELRGVATVPNADQRQSAKQLGGGSVEALAEAVAGDVREGVTYVLGPGGTVGAIKAALGFDGTTLGVDVWRDGEVVVADASESEILDALGEENVVVVSPIGGQGFVFGRGNQQLSPAVIRQSEVEVVASRRKLDTVGALRVDTGDPELDEELRGWLRVRVGAFERRLMEVL
- a CDS encoding competence/damage-inducible protein A; protein product: MQVALVTVGDEILAGDTINTNAAWLGRELAERGVDVERVTVVPDRVEDIADVVGDYHAAYDAVIVTGGLGPTHDDVTMAGVAAAFDRDVAESEEALRWLAEDGYSRDDLTEGTADVPEGARVLPNREGVAPGCVVENCYVLPGVPDEMKRMFEDVAGEFAGEARHVAVVDADEPESALLDRIAELRERFPVTVGSYPGDSVSVKIQGTDADAVEEAAAWLDERVE
- a CDS encoding DUF5803 family protein, whose product is MRRRLAILGLVAVLAALAGCGSILGPGEPDPEDLNRNATYDWSDEADTAIVVNRSSFKGVYNASNRSTLEAYRTDELGRDRHLPIESLRYRFPNGTVVTPAEHDGLSADQTRERTIVHVPNGSDGQVAFVAPRHGKQFVTPVFVEGSHNVTLPPNARVGVPLLSQVDPGGYETDVDGERMTVSWDEMSGERLRVRYYLQRDLLIFGAVVVAAVVIGSGGALYYYRQIQRLKRRREESGIDIDEDDDPRDRGPPPGMG